A single genomic interval of Centropristis striata isolate RG_2023a ecotype Rhode Island chromosome 8, C.striata_1.0, whole genome shotgun sequence harbors:
- the si:dkey-283b15.2 gene encoding neuronal pentraxin-1, with protein MEIMRNSRLLHLFLVPIVFSLLSLLPCPASASSGSNYDFGAHPRFVCTPLPVDADPACFPKGGPGVGAAGPGHQSAPPAGWWGASEEAKATILHLRESLVQQKETILDQRETIRELTAKLTLCEGLGRGVAPHDEHHSTDTHSHHAGVSGHHTYTDNGHHSTQQGHHGNLIPDSPHYPSVGAQRLDAGHSSNHQGKEKHVTPGDITSSPEQMERMLQALKERLDNLQKRNTSITYSSSLKELLQRKINALEQQLHHQTSALSGPEHHHDDSSHRDDGDHHDGDHHHDDHDHDDDDDDHHHDVRHPNDHHDDHNDGDHSDSHADHHDDSHNDDHHDADGNHGDHGDHEDSHHHHHDDDDEEDDDDEDHHSNEADSHSYLSHTGYREPGPRTGYHSNKLEAMLNQLHLAGTGRKKSPDAFQISFPMRTNYMYGRVKRTLMHEIFALTLCLWIKAGAGPSLGTPFSYSAPGQANELVLIEWGDNPMELLIDDKAVTLPLSLNDGKWHHVCVTWSTRDGQWEAYQDGVQRGSGINLSPWHPIKPGGVFILGQEQDTLGGRFDATQSFVGEMSDVHLWSHVLTASDIYSLASCGSHLRGDVIAWSETEVELRGGVAKYPFDPCH; from the exons ATGGAGATTATGAGGAACTCTCGGTTGCTCCACCTGTTCCTGGTTcccattgtgttttctttactttcacTCCTCCCCTGCCCGGCCTCTGCCAGCTCAGGGTCTAACTATGACTTCGGGGCCCACCCACGCTTTGTCTGCACCCCTCTCCCTGTGGATGCAGACCCTGCATGCTTCCCTAAAGGGGGTCCGGGCGTAGGAGCAGCAGGGCCAGGCCATCAAAGTGCACCTCCTGCTGGCTGGTGGGGGGCGAGCGAAGAGGCCAAAGCCACCATCCTCCACCTCAGAGAGAGCCTGGTCCAGCAGAAAGAGACCATCCTGGACCAGAGGGAGACCATTCGAGAGCTGACGGCCAAGCTCACCCTGTGTGAGGGCCTCGGGCGGGGCGTGGCGCCTCACGACGAGCACCACAGCACGGACACGCACTCCCATCACGCAGGGGTGTCCGGGCATCACACGTACACAGACAACGGGCACCACAGCACCCAGCAGGGTCACCATGGAAACCTCATACCAGACTCACCGCACTACCCGTCTGTCGGGGCGCAACGCCTGGATGCGGGGCACAGCAGCAACCACCAGGGGAAGGAGAAACATGTGACGCCAGGCGACATCACATCATCACCGGAGCAGATGGAGCGGATGCTGCAGGCGCTGAAGGAGAGGCTGGACAACCTGCAG AAGAGGAACACGTCCATCACGTACTCCAGCTCTCTGAAGGAGCTGCTCCAGAGGAAGATCAACGCTCTGGAGCAGCAGCTGCACCATCAGACCTCGGCCCTCAGCGGCCCCGAACATCACCACGACGACAGCAGCCACAGAGACGACGGAGACCACCACGATGGCGACCATCACCATGACGATCAcgatcatgatgatgatgatgatgatcaccACCACGATGTCAGACACCCAAATGATCACCACGACGACCACAACGATGGCGATCACAGCGACAGTCACGCAGACCATCACGATGACAGCCACAATGACGACCATCATGATGCAGACGGTAACCACGGCGACCACGGCGACCACGAAGacagccaccaccaccaccatgatgatgatgatgaggaagatgatgatgatgaggaccACCACAGTAATGAAGCAGACAGTCACAGTTATTTATCACACACAGGATACAGAGAACCAGGACCACGCACTGGTTACCACTCAAATAAACTGGAGGCCATGCTCAACCAGCTGCATCTCGCAG GTACCGGCAGGAAAAAGAGTCCCGATGCCTTCCAGATCAGCTTCCCCATGAGGACCAACTACATGTACGGGCGTGTGAAGAGGACGCTGATGCACGAGAtctttgctctcactttgtgtctGTGGATCAAGGCGGGCGCGGGGCCCAGCCTGGGGACGCCCTTCTCTTACTCTGCACCTGGACAGGCCAACGAACTGGTGCTGATCGAGTGGGGGGACAACCCCATGGAGCTGCTGATCGACGACAAG GCTGTGACGCTGCCCCTGTCTCTGAATGATGGGAAGTGGCACCACGTGTGTGTGACCTGGTCAACCCGGGACGGACAGTGGGAGGCCTACCAGGACGGAGTTCAGAGGGGGTCCGGGATAAATCTTTCCCCCTGGCACCCCATCAAACCTGGAGGAGTCTTCATCCTGGGACAAGAACAG GACACTCTGGGAGGACGATTCGATGCCACTCAGTCATTTGTGGGCGAGATGTCGGACGTCCACCTGTGGTCACACGTCCTGACAGCCAGTGACATCTACAGCCTGGCCTCCTGCGGCAGCCACCTCCGAGGAGACGTCATCGCCTGGTCCGAGACGGAGGTGGAGCTCCGTGGAGGCGTCGCCAAATACCCCTTTGACCCCTGCCACTGA